DNA from Krasilnikovia cinnamomea:
ACGCCGAACGCCAGCGCGGCGAGCTCACCGCCGGCACCGAGCAGGAGCTGCAGCAGCGCCGTACGACGGTGACGCAGGAGCTGGAGCAGCTGCGGGCGAGCGTCGAGAAGCAGTGCGCGGACCTGCGCAGCGAGGCGGACAAGTACGCCGAGGAGGTGTTGCGCCGCTCCGACGAGCAGGCGACCGCCACCCGCAAGGAGGTCGAGTCCCAGCAGGAGCGGATCGCCGCGGCGGCCGGGCAGTTGGAGACCGCGCAGGCCGCGGTCACCGCCGCCGAGCGGAAGCTGGCCGAGGCGACCGAGCGGGCACAGGCCGCCGAGCAGGAGACCCAGCAGGTGCAGCAGCGCCTGACCGAGGCGCAGCGGGAGCTCGAGGCCGAGCGGGCCCGGGTGGCCGAGGCGAAGAAGGCGGGCGAGGCCGCCGAACGGCACGCCGCGGAGGTCCGCCGCCAGGTGCAGCGGGAGGCCAAGCGGGTCGCGGAGCTCGCCGCCGCGGCGGTGCTGGCGGCCGCGGCCGCTCCCGGCGGCGACGACTTCGACGACGCCGAGGATGACGGGCACGCGGACCAGCCGTCCGACGGCAAGACCCCGGACGGCAAGACCCCGGACGGCAAGACCGCGGACGCAAAGTCCCCCGATGGCAAGGCGCGCGACGGCAAGGCCGCGGCCGCCGACGGTCAGGCGGGCCAGCGCGCCGCCGACAAGCCGAGCCCGCACGCGGCCGGCACAGGCAAGGTGACCGCCTCCGCGAAGGTGGCCGTGCCCCCCGCCAGCCGCGTCGGCGTCGACGCGGACTGACCGCCTTGACCCGCGCTCGTCGGGCGGAACTCCCCGCGCGCGGCCACCCGTCGGTCGATGATCGGCTTGTCGGGTGGCCTTCGCGCGTCCGCACCCGATAACGTCCCCGCCGGGACCTCCGGTCGCCGCACCGGTCACCGACCGCTGCCCGGACGTCCCGGACTCCGACGTGGAGGTGTGCGGTGACGGCCGACGAGCACCCCGGCCCCGGCGACGCGAAGCCCGAGGGTGCACCGCCCCCGCCCCCGGCTGAGCCCCCCGCCGACGCGACGCCCCCGGCCGCCGCCCCCGCGCCCCCGGCCCCCGGCCTCGTGCTCGAGGGCGGCGGCGCGAAGGGCTGGGGCCGGTACGGCGCGCCGGGACCCGCGCTGAACTGGCGCAACCCGTTCCTCACGGGCTTCCTCGGCGGTCTCGGTCTGGTGCTGGCGTACGCCTGCTTCGTGGGTCTGCGCAACGCCAGCTCGATCCTGGTGCTCATCTTCATCGCGCTGTTCCTGGCGATCGGGCTCAACCCGGCCATCATGCGGCTGCGTAGCTGGGGGCTGCCCCGCGGGCTGGCGGTCGCGGTGCTGGCGCTCACCGTGGTGCTGCTGCTCTGCGGGGGCGTGCTGGCACTCATCCCGCCGCTGGTGACCCAGACCGGCGAGCTGGTCCACAACCTGCCCGACTACATCGAGAACCTGCAGCGCAACCGGACCATCAACGACCTGGTCGAGCGCTACGACATCGTCAACAAGCTGCGCACCTCGCTGAACGCGGGCACGGTGGGCAGCGCCGTGGGCGGTGTGGTCGGCGGCGCCAAGCTGCTGTTCGGCACGATCTTCAGCACGCTGACCGTGCTCGTGCTGACCATCTACTTCATGGCCGCGTTCGACCGGATCAAGGAGGCCGCGTTCGGGCTGGTCCCCGCGTCGCGGCGGGACCGGGTCCGGCTGCTCACCGACGAGATCCTCACCAAGGTGGGTGCCTACATGGTCGGCGCGCTGGCCATCGCGGTGCTCGCGGGCATGAGCACGTTCGCACTCGCGCTGGTGATCGGGCTCGCGTACCCGTTCGCGCTGGCCGTGGCGGTCGCGGTCCTCGACCTGATCCCGCAGATCGGGGCCACCCTCGGCGCCATCATCGTCAGCCTGGTCGGCTTCGCCCACTCGCTGACCAGCGGGATCGTCTGCATCGTGTTCTTCGTCGTCTACCAGCAGGTGGAGAACTACCTGATCTACCCGAACGTGATGCGGCGCTCGGTGGAGGTCAGCGACGTCGCGGCGGTCACCGCGGCCCTGCTCGGGGTGGCGCTGTTCGGGGTCATCGGGGCGCTCATCGCCATCCCGCTCGTCGCGGCGGTCCAGCTGATCATCCGCGAGGTCGTGAACCCGAGCATGGAACAGCGCTGAGTCACTGCGCGCGGCGCTGCTCCGGGCCCGCGACCGGCACGTCCGCGAACGCGGCGACGGTACGGTCCGCGTACGCGCTCATGTCGCCGTCGGACATCGGGCCGTCCCAGGTGCGCGGCAGCGGCACGGCCACGCCGGGCGCGACCCGGCGCACGATCTCATCCAGCACCGTCTCGGCGTCGCCCACCCACAGGTGCTTGGCGCCCGCCACCGGCACCACCTCGGCCTGGGGCACCGCCGCGAACCGCCGCTGCGCCTCCGCGGGCCGCAGGTAGTCGTCGAACTCGGGGATCAGCGCCGTGACCGGCTTGCCGGACTCCGCCCAGGCGGCCAGGTGGGCGGGCTCCGCGAACCGCAGCGGCGGCGAGAGCAGGATCGCACCCACGACGGCCGGGTCCAGCCCGTGCATCAGCGTCAGGTCGGTGCCGAACGACCAGCCCAGCAGCCAGATGTTCGGCAGGTCGGCGAATTCCGCGTACTCGATGGCGGCGGCCACGTCGAACCGCTCGCCCTCGCCCGCCGAGAACTCCCCCTCGCTGCGACCCCGCACGCTGCTCGTGCCCCGGGAGTTGAAGCGCAGCACGGCGAGTCCCGCCAGCGCGGGCAGCCGCCAGGCCGCCTTGCGGAAGACGTGGCTGTCCATCATCCCGCCGTGCGTGGGCAGCGGGTGCAGGCAGACCAGGGTCGCCACCGGAGCATCCTGCGGTGGCAGCGCCAGCTCGCCGACCAGCGTCAGGCCGTCGGCGGTGTGCAGCTCGATGTCCGTACGCCGGGCGGGCAGCACGGAGTTCGCGCGGATCTGGTTGCTCACTTGGGTCATCCTTCGCCTGATCAGCCGTACCGGGGTGCGTTCCGGGAACGTTCGGTGGCCGGGCCGCGCCGGTCGCGGGCCCGCCAGCAGCCGGTGTGCCAGTGCCGCCGGTCCGTCTCGTCGCCGCGGCCGTCCGACGGCCAGGCCACCACGTGCGCCACCCCGGGCCGGATCTCCTGCACGCAGCCCGGGCAACGGTACGTCTTGGTGGCCGCGCCGCCGAAGATCGACCGCACCATCCACTCCCCGTCCTGCCACTGCTGCACGCCCTCGACGCCGCGCCGGGTCCGCTCGTCGGTGAGTTCCGGGCGCGGCTCACCCGCGGGGCGGCGCGGGCGGTTGCGTCGAGGACTCACAACAGTCCAGCGTACGGGGGCCCGGGACCGTGGCCGTCCGGCGGCCGGCGCCGACGGGTACGGCCGGCCCGGCCACATCGAGAGAAGCCCATGGATTATTTCCACCACCAGGCGGAGGCGCGCCGTCATGAACGCGACCTAAACTCGCGTTCATGACGGCGACCCGTACCCCCGGAATGCCCTTCGTCGAGGACGGTGTCCTCGTGTCGACCAGCCCCGCCACCGGCGCCGAGGCCGGCCGCCTGCCCGTGGCCGACGCGGCCGCTGTGGCCGCCGCCGTGCGGCACGCCCGCGACGCCTCTGCCTGGTGGCAGTCCCTCGGCTTCGACGGCCGCAAGGCCCGCCTGCTGCGCTGGCGGGCGCTGCTCGTCCAGCGCATCGAGGAGCTGGCCGAGCTCACCCACCTGGAGACCGGCAAGCCGGTCGCCGACGCGATCGTGGAGGCCAGCGCCGCGATCGAACACACCGACTGGGCGGCCCGCAACGCCAAGCGCGTGCTCGGGCACCGGCGCACCCGCACCCGCCTGCTGCTGGCCGAGCACGCGGGCCACGTGGAGTACCTGCCGTACGGGGTGGTCGGGGTGATCGGCCCGTGGAACTATCCGATCCTCACGCCGCTCGGCCCCACCTCGGGCGCGCTGATGGCGGGCAACACGGTGGTGTTCAAGCCGAGCGAGTACACCCCGGCCGTGGGGCAGTGGCTGGTCGACACGTTCGCCGAGATCGTGCCGGAGCATCCGGTGCTGCAGGCGGTGCACGGCCTCGGCGACGTCGGCGCCGCGCTGTGCCGTTCCGGAGTGGACAAGGTCGCCTTCACCGGCTCGACCGCCACCGCCAAGAAGGTCATGGGCGCCTGCGCCGAGTCCCTGACCCCCGTGGTGCTGGAGGCGGGCGGCAAGGACGCCCTCATCGTGGACGCGGACGCCGACGTGAACGCGGCCGCCGAGGCCGCCGTGTGGGGCTCCATGACGAACTCCGGGCAGACCTGCATCGGCATCGAGCGGGTGTACGCCGTGGAGCCGGTCTACGACCGGTTCGTCGCCGCCGTGGTGGAGAAGGCCGGCAAGCTCAAGCTCGGCGAGGACCTCGGCCCGATCACCATGCCCGGCCAGCTCGACATCATCCGGCGCCACATCGACGACGCGCTGGCCCACGGCGGCAAGGCGCTGGTCGGCGGCGCGAACGCGGTGCAGCCGCCCGGCGTCGCGCCGACCGTGCTGGTCGACGTGCCGGAGGACTCCGCGGCCGTGCGCGAGGAGACGTTCGGCCCCACCCTGACGATCACCAAGGTGGCCGACGCGGACGAGGCCGTCGCCAAGGCCAACGCGGTCCCGTACGGGCTGGGCGGGGCCGTGTTCGGCAAGGCCAACGCGGTGCGCATCGCCCGGCGGCTGCACGCCGGCATGGTCGCCGTGAACTCGACGCTGTCGTTCGTGGGGATGGGCAGCCTGCCGTTCGGTGGGGTCGGCGACTCCGGCTTCGGCCGCATCCACGGCGACGACGGGCTGCGCGAGTTCGCCCGGCCCAGGGCGATCAGCGTACGGCGGGGGCCTTCGCCCGTGCCCGTCATGACCTTCGAGCGCAGCCCCGCGCAGATCTCCCGGCTGGTCAAGGTGCTCCGGCTGCTCTACGGCCGCGACAGCTGAACCCGGCTGCTACCGTCAGCGGGGTGGATCATCCCGCGGTGGAGGTCAGCGGCCTGCACGTGAGCTACGGCTCCACCCCCGTACTCGTCGATGTGGCGCTGACCGTGCCGGTCGGCGGCGCGGTCTGCGTCACCGGCGAGAACGGCGTCGGCAAGTCCACGCTGCTGCGCTGCGTCTCCAGCCTGCAACGCCCCGACGCGGGCACGATCCGCGTGCTGGGCTCCGCGCCGGGGTCCACACCGGAGTTCTGGCGCGCCGTGGTGACCACGGTGGAACCGCCCACCTGGTATCCGGGCCTGACCGTCCGCGAACACGGCGAGCTGGTGTGCCGCGCCCACGGCCGGGACCCGGAGGACGCCGGGGTGGCGGAGGCTCTGGAGCGGTTCGGGCTGGCCGGGCACGCCGACGCGATCCCGCCGTCGATGTCGTCCGGGCAGAAGCAGCGGCTGACCCTGGCGCTGGCCCTGCTGCGGCCCAGTTCGCTGCTGATCCTGGACGAGCCGGAGCAGCGCCTCGACCCGGACGCGAAGGTGATGGTGGCCGGGCTGCTGGCCGATTACCTGGCCGACGGCGGCACCCTGCTGATGGCCAGCCACGACGAGACGTTCGCCGCCGCCGCGGGCGCGGAGCCGACCACGATGGCCGCGCTCGGCGAAACCGGGACGGCCACGCCGTGACCGTCGAGGTCACCGACGTCGCGGCGCTGCGGCGGTGGGTGCGGCGGCGCCAGTCCGCGCACCGCGAGCGTGGCGCCACCGCCGGGAACGTCTACTTCGCGGTGCTGTTCATCGCGGTCGTCGGCGGCATGCTGCACCGCCAGCTCGCGCTGGTGTTTTGGCCGCAGCACCCGAACCTCTCCCTGCTGGCGGGCGCCGGCCTCGTCACGGTCGGAGCGGCCGTACTGTTCCTGGCGATGCGCCGCCTCGGCCCGCTCGGGCTGACCCGCCCCGCCGCGTCGTGGCTGCTGACCGCGCCGGTCAGCCGCCGACGCCTGCTGGCGCCCTCGCTGCGCCAGGCCGTCGCGCTGGCCGCCGTCTCGGGCGGACTGTACGGCGTCGCCGTGCTCGGGCACGTGGCGTGGCGGCCCATGCCCGGGGCGGTCGCCGCGCTGCTGGCGACCGTGGGCGCGCTGGCCGGGGTGCTGTTGCTGCTCCTCGCGCTGGCCGCGCAGGGCGGCGACTGGGGCGGGTACGCCGACGGGCTCGCCGGGCTGCTGCTGGCCGCCGGGCTGGCCGGTCTCGTGGCCGATTCCGTACTCGACGCACCCCACGCCGCCGCGGCGGCACCGGCCCCGCTGGTCGCGGCGCTCGTCGCCGGGCTGGCCGCGCTCGACGCCGTGCTGCTGGCGGTCGCCGTGGGGCGCCTCGCCGCCACCCCGAACGAGCGGATCCTCGCCGCCGCGAAGACCACCGGGACGCTGCTCGACTCGGCGTTCGGGGTGGAGCCGTCGTTCGTCGCCGACATGGTGGAACGGCGGTACTGGGCGCGGCAGCGGCTGCGGTCGGTGCGGTTGTGGGCGCGGGTGCCCGTACTCGTGGCCCAGGACCTGCTGCTGGCCCGGCGCCGTCCCGCGCGCCTGGCGTGGCTGGCGGGCGCGACGGCGCTGCCCGCCCTGCTCGCGGCGGGCCCCCGGTGGCTGCTGGCCGCCGGGGTCCTGGTCGGCGGCATGCTCGCGGGCGGGGTCAGCACCGCCACGCTGCGCACCGACGCCGCCAACCCGGTGCTGCTGCGGCTGCTCGGCCTGAGCTCCCGGCAGGCCGTCGGCCAGCGGATGATCGTGCCCGGGGTCCTGGCCGGGGCGTGGTCGGCGGCCTCCCTGGCGCTGCTGGACGGCCTGGGTGAGCTGCCGTCCGGACCCTGGTGGGCGCTGGGTCTCGCGCTCGCTCCCGTCGGCGCGGTGGCGGCGGTGCGGCACGCGCGGGTGGGCCTGGTCCGCAACGAACTGCTGCCGCTGGACACCCCGATGGGTACGGTCTCCCCCGGCCCGCTGGTGAACTCCGTGGTCGGTCCGGACGCCCTGCTGCTCGGGCTGCCGACGCTCGTGCAGATCGTGCAGGGCGAGCCGCTGACCTGGTCTACCGTGCTCGTTCAGGCGGTGGTCGCGGTGATCGGGGCGCGCGCGTACCTGTCCGGCACGACCGCGCCCGACCGGGTCGAGCTCACCGCCCGGTGACGGACGCCAGCGGGTGCTCACCCGCCGGCGTCCGACGGGTCAACGCGCGCCGGCCCGGGAGATCTGTTCCAGCGCCTGGATGCCGCTGGCCATCGTCTGCGTCTCACCGGCGGTCTGGGTGACCGTACGGGTCACCTCGGCGACGGCCGCGGTCTGCTCCTCGATCGCGGCGGCGAGCGTGCTGTGGTGCGCCGACAGGGTGCTCATGCTTCCGGCGATCTCGGTGACCTGGGTGACGGCGGCGTCGACCTGGGCGCGTACGTCGGTCAGGGTCCGGTTGATGGAGTCCGCGTTCTCGCCGGACTGGCGGGCCAGTTCCTTGACCTCGTTGGCCACGACCGCGAACCCCTTGCCGCTCTCCCCGGCGCGGGCCGACTCGATGGTGGCGTTGAGCGCCAGCAGGTTCGTCTGCTCGGCGATGGACTGGATGATGTCGCTGGCCGCCATGATCTGCGCGCTCGACGCGGCCAGGGCCTTGATCACCGTGGCGGCGTCGTCGGCCTGCCGCACCACCGTGACCGTGACCTCCTCGGTGGACTGCGCCGTGCGCGACAGGTCCTGCAGCGCCAAGGCCATCTGCTCGGCCGCGGTCGCCGCGACGGTGGTGTTCTGGCTGACCTCACCGGCCGACTGGGCCAGCACGGCCGCCTGCGCCGCGACCTGCTGCTGCAGGTGGGCCTGTTCGGCCATCTGCGCGGCGGCCTGCTCGGCCCGCTGCGCCTCGGCCTGCTGCTGCTCGGTCAGCGTACGGACCTGCAGCTCGCTGATCTCCGCCTGGGCCTGGGCGACCTGGGCGGCGCCTTCGTCGAGCAGCCGGCGCAGCCAGTGCATCGCGACGCACAGTGTGGTCAGCAGGATCCAGATCGCAACGGCATGCCACATGGCAATCCACGGCGAGAACAGGTGCCACTGCGTCACCAGGGTCAGCACCGCCATGATGGCCGACAGCGCCACCACGTCTCGCCGCTCCAGGGTGAACCCGGCCCAGACCATGGCGATGGCCGAGTTGAGCATGATCAGGTAGTAGGCGCCGGGAGTGGTGAGGGCTCCGACACCGATCATGGTTACGGCGAGGTAGGCCAGGACCCGCAACGCCTGCCGTGGCACCCGGTCCCAGTTCACCCGCCAGGTCGCGACCGCGATCGCGATCGCCAGCAGCCCCCGGATCAGCAGGGATCCGCGGTAACCGTCGACATTGGACAGCGCGATCAACACTGAGGCCAGACCGGACGGCAGGAACAGCCGCGGCAGCAACTTGCCGGAGATGGACCGGTCGTCGAGCGGGCTACGCCGCCCCTGGGTGTTGTCCTGGCCATTTGTCATGTCCGCTTGGTCGGCAGCCCGAGATGCGGCGCTGAGACCTTCGTCGCAGCGTCTCAGATTGTGGACATGCAGCGCCGCGCGAGCGCTGGCGGCCTGTTCGGTTCACGTCGGCGGGCACCCGGCAGGCGAACGCGAGCCCTCGGCCGATCCGAAATCGTCTGAGGTTTCGCTCCACGCTGGCCTACCGGGACCGTACGGCACGTCGAGCTCGGCCTAACGTGGAGAGTTCGGGTGAGCAGCCGACCCGAACTCCACAAGATCGGCAGAGGGTCAGCTCAGAGAGTGCCGGTCTCCCCGCCCCTGTCGAGCGTCGCTGCGCCGGTGCGGAGCTCCGCGGTCAGTCCGGTCCCGAAGCCACCGATCGAGCCGCCGGCGAGGGAGATCGTCCCCACGGCGCTCCCCCCGGTGCTGCCCCCGATGGAGCCACCGGCGACGAACACCGTGTTCGAACCGCTGGCCACCGCCGTCATCGGCGCGGCCACGCCGAGCAGCGCGGCGATCGCCGTTCCGGCCGCCACGGCAGCACCGGCCAGCAACGTCTTCCGTGAATTCATGGACCTCTCCTCACTGATCATGATCTCTCCCTGCCGGGAGCAAGTTATCGATCATGGCCCGCGCGGCGGTACCTGGCAAACGCCGCCGACGGCCGCGGAAGCCGACCCACAGAGGACCCACAGAGGACGGAAAGAGGGCGTTCCTACGATCCACACCGCGATCGAGCGGCTGTCTTGCCGCCTCGTTCGCACCCCGTAGGAGAAAGATCAACTGAAGGAGGGTCCATCGTGGCCAAGGTTCTGAAGCTGCAGGAGCTCGAGGTCGAGACCGCTCACGGCCCGGTCGAGGCGCTGAGCGTCACGTCCTGCGAGTCGCAGAGCTGCAACTGACCTCATCGCGGTGGGACCGCGGTCCCGCCCGCCGTAACGGCTGGCGGGCCCGGTCACCGAGGTGACAGCGACAGGCCCCGGCGGCAGCCGCCGGGGCCTGTCCGGTTGTCGAAGACCATGCTTCGAGGAGGGCGCACCATGCAAACGTGGGAGTCACTACAGCCGTACACCATGGCCGACCGGCGGTGGTTCGAACCGCTCGGAAGCTACCTGCCCAGCGATGAGCACCTCGCGGTGTTCCGGGCCGAGATGACGCCCGGCTGGTCCCTGCGCCGCCGCGGGCTGTGGTTCATCGCCGACCGGGCCGGCACCACCCTGCCCGAACAAGGGTGGAAGCTACACGTCTCCACCACCGCAGAGCACAGTGTCGCGGCGTTGCGCGCCGCGCTGCCGGTGCTGCGCGAGACCGACACCCCGTTCAAGTTCCTGCTCGATCCGCACTCGGTCGACTACACCAACGGCAAGGTCTTCTCCCGTACCGCGAGCGGGAAGTTCATCACCGTGTACCCGCTCACCGACGAGACGTTCCGCACCGTCGGCGCGGCGCTCGCCGACGTGCTGGAAGGGTACGGCGGTCCGTACATCCTCTCCGACCGCCGCTGGCCCGGGTCGACGGCGGTCTACTACCGCTACGGCGGATTCACCGGTGTGTCCCAGCTACGGGCGGACGGCGCCCGTTCGCTCATGTTCACCAGCCCCGACGGGGAGCTGGTGCCCGACGTACGCCGGCCGCACTGGAGTGCGCCCGCATGGGTGACCGACCCGTTCCCGGCGGCCGGCCGCCCCGATGTCGAGGACGACGACCGCGACGACGGCCTGATGGGCGGACGGTTCGAGGTCCGCAGCGCCATCACGTTCAACAACCGCGGCGGCGTGTATCTGGCCACCGATCGCCACACCGGCGCCGAGGTGGTGCTCAAGGAGGCCCGGCCCGGGATCATGGTCGCCGGCCGACCGGCCGACGAGGTGCTGCGCAAGGAGTACGAGCTGCTGTCGGCACTCGCCGACACCGGGCACTTCGTACGTCCGGTGGACTTCTTCGTCGACGAGGGGCACGCTTTCCTGGCCGAGGAGAAGCTGGATCCGCAGACGTACGGCCAGTACTGCATCACGCACAACCCGCTCTACAAACTGGACCTGACCTCCGCGGCGATGACGCGGTACTTCACCAGCCTGCGCGGCCTGTGGCGACAGATCGCCGAGGCGATCGCCGCCGCCCACGAGCGCGGCATCCTGCTCGGCGACCTCTCGCACACCAACGTGCTCGTGGACCCCAACAGAGACCGCGTACGGATCATCGACCTCGAGGCGGCCGTCCGCGACGGCATCGACGTACACCTCGGCATCTACACCTCCGGCCTCGCCTCCCCGCGGGTGGTGGCCACCCGGCGTTACGACCGGGCGAACGACTGGCACGCCCTCGGCGGGCTGATGCTCGGCGCGATCCAGCTGGCCACGAGCACCATCGGCTTCCACCGCCCGGCCCTGCGGCGTTACCTCGGCGCGCTCGCCGACGACCTCGCCCTGCCCACCGAACTCGTCTCGCTGATCGGTGACCTCATGGACGCCGACGCGCGCCCGCATCCCGACGACGTACGGCGGCGCATCGCCGCTCTGCCCGTCGACGACCACGCCCCGTGGCGCTCGGTCCTGGCGCCGGGGCGCCCGGCCGTCCCGGCCGACGGTCCCGAAGACGACGAGCTGGCCGAGGTGGTCGAGCAGGTGGTGCGCTACGTGACCACCACCGCGCGCCCGGACCGGACCGACCGGCTGTTCCCCGCACACCCGATGGTGTACGAGACGAATCCGCTCGGCGTGGCCTGGGGCGCGTACGGGGTCCTGCACGGCCTGTGGCACCTCACCGGATCGGTGCCGCCGCGCCTGCTGGCCTGGGCGATGCAGCGCGACACCCGTTCGGCGACGTGCCCGCCGGGTCTCTACGTCGGCAAGGCCGGCATGGCATGGGTGCTTGAGGAGGTGGGCCGCGGGGAGGCCGCCGCGGCACTGATGGCCCAGGCCCGCGCGCACCCGCTCCGCTTCGCCGCCGACGACGTCCTGTACGGCGCCGCCGGGTACGGGATGGCCTGCCTGCGCCTGGCGAAACGGCTCGGCGACGACCGCCTGATGGACGACGCCCGCGCCGCCGGTGCGGCCCTCGCGGCATCCTGCGTCAGGGACGCGGACGGGGCCCGCTGGCCGATGCCGGCCGACGTGGACCCCCAGCGGCGGGTCCGGGTCGGCTACGCGTACGGGGCAGCGGGCGTAGCCCTGTTCCTGCTGTACCTGCACCTGGCAACCGGAGAGGAGCGGTGGTACGACCTCGGCCGGGCCGCGCTGGCACACGACCTGGGCCAGCGGGTGCGACATGACCAGCGGCTGTGGGTGTTCCCCCGCTACGCCGACCGGGGCACCGACAAGGACACGGTGCTGCGCAGCTACTGGGACGAGGGCACGGCGGGCGTGGCCACCACCGCACTGCGATACCTGACGGCCCGGCCCGGTGACGCCGAGCTGCGCACCCTGGTGCCGGAGCTTCTCGCCGACTCCTGCCGCAAGTACGTGGTGTTCCCGCAGCTGTTCCACGGCCTGGCCGGCCTGGGCAACGTGCTGCTGGACGCGGGTGAGCTGCTCGGCGAGCAGCGGTGGTTCGACGAGGCACGCCGGACCGCGGCCGGGGTGCTGCTGTCCCGCGTGGAACGCCCGGAGGGTCTGGTCTTCCCCGGCGAACAGGCGCTGCGCGAAACGGTCGACCTGGCGACCGGCTCCACCGGTGTCGCGCTGTTCCTGCACCGGCTGCGGCACGCCCGGCCCGGTAGCCGAACGAACACCAACTTCGTGGTCGACGAACTGCTCCCATGAAATTCCGGTCCGTCACCGCGCTGCGGGGCAACGGCGACTTTCGCCTGCTGTGGATCGGCCAGTTCACCTCCGAGCTGGGCAGCTCGGTGGCGTTCGTCGCCACTCCGCTGATCGCGATCGCGGTGACCGGCTCCACCCTCCAGGCGGGACTGCTCGGCTCGGCCGCGTTTCTGGCGTCCTGGCTGGGATCGGTGCCGATGGGTTACCTGGCGGACCGGATCGCACCGCGCCGCCTGATGCTGTGGTGCGACGCGGTCCGGCTGCTCGTGTCGGCGGTCCTCGCCGTCGGCGTGGTGGCCGGATTCGTGTCGATGTGGCTGCTCCTGGTGTCCGGGGTCGTGACGACCCTGGCGATGCTGGGTTTCCGCCCGGCCGCGACGAAGATGATGCGTTCGATCGTGCCGGAGGACCAGATCGCCACCGCCGTGGCCGCCAACCAGCTGCGCGGGCAGGCGGCCGCGCTGATCGGTCCCGCGCTCGGCGGCGTGCTGTTCCAGCTGGGCCGCAGCATTCCGCTGGTGACGGATGCGGCCTCGTTCGCCCTCTCCCTGTTCTGTGTCGGCAGACTGCGGCCGGTGACCGATTCGCCGCAGGAGCCGGCGGCCGGGCGTCGCCGCTTCCTGCCCGAGCTGGGCGAGGGATTCCGGCTGCTCTGGCGTACGCCGTTCCTGCGCTCGGTGACGACCTACGCGACGCTGGCGAACATC
Protein-coding regions in this window:
- a CDS encoding class III lanthipeptide, encoding MAKVLKLQELEVETAHGPVEALSVTSCESQSCN
- the lanKC gene encoding class III lanthionine synthetase LanKC; the encoded protein is MQTWESLQPYTMADRRWFEPLGSYLPSDEHLAVFRAEMTPGWSLRRRGLWFIADRAGTTLPEQGWKLHVSTTAEHSVAALRAALPVLRETDTPFKFLLDPHSVDYTNGKVFSRTASGKFITVYPLTDETFRTVGAALADVLEGYGGPYILSDRRWPGSTAVYYRYGGFTGVSQLRADGARSLMFTSPDGELVPDVRRPHWSAPAWVTDPFPAAGRPDVEDDDRDDGLMGGRFEVRSAITFNNRGGVYLATDRHTGAEVVLKEARPGIMVAGRPADEVLRKEYELLSALADTGHFVRPVDFFVDEGHAFLAEEKLDPQTYGQYCITHNPLYKLDLTSAAMTRYFTSLRGLWRQIAEAIAAAHERGILLGDLSHTNVLVDPNRDRVRIIDLEAAVRDGIDVHLGIYTSGLASPRVVATRRYDRANDWHALGGLMLGAIQLATSTIGFHRPALRRYLGALADDLALPTELVSLIGDLMDADARPHPDDVRRRIAALPVDDHAPWRSVLAPGRPAVPADGPEDDELAEVVEQVVRYVTTTARPDRTDRLFPAHPMVYETNPLGVAWGAYGVLHGLWHLTGSVPPRLLAWAMQRDTRSATCPPGLYVGKAGMAWVLEEVGRGEAAAALMAQARAHPLRFAADDVLYGAAGYGMACLRLAKRLGDDRLMDDARAAGAALAASCVRDADGARWPMPADVDPQRRVRVGYAYGAAGVALFLLYLHLATGEERWYDLGRAALAHDLGQRVRHDQRLWVFPRYADRGTDKDTVLRSYWDEGTAGVATTALRYLTARPGDAELRTLVPELLADSCRKYVVFPQLFHGLAGLGNVLLDAGELLGEQRWFDEARRTAAGVLLSRVERPEGLVFPGEQALRETVDLATGSTGVALFLHRLRHARPGSRTNTNFVVDELLP
- a CDS encoding MFS transporter, coding for MKFRSVTALRGNGDFRLLWIGQFTSELGSSVAFVATPLIAIAVTGSTLQAGLLGSAAFLASWLGSVPMGYLADRIAPRRLMLWCDAVRLLVSAVLAVGVVAGFVSMWLLLVSGVVTTLAMLGFRPAATKMMRSIVPEDQIATAVAANQLRGQAAALIGPALGGVLFQLGRSIPLVTDAASFALSLFCVGRLRPVTDSPQEPAAGRRRFLPELGEGFRLLWRTPFLRSVTTYATLANIAVSILMFTIILGPGAESGGPAIGTALSVGAVAAMLGTLLAPRLHRRLGLPRLLLLITGVRVVTTAGAALAGGPAAAIAALAAILLLQPVAATATETARIAVVPQHVYGRVSGTSSFAGSALQPLAPLIAGAVVQQAGAGWAFGIVAALFTAAGLVVAVSRTALSVGTPASPTSQPASRGSLSPLRSS